One stretch of Ostrinia nubilalis chromosome 11, ilOstNubi1.1, whole genome shotgun sequence DNA includes these proteins:
- the LOC135075928 gene encoding THAP domain-containing protein 5-like, producing the protein MESRNNKKCVICNKRRSRGGSPLLLSRFPLDSDRCRMWVKNAGIEDLAYVPIEKLHQLKFVCGGHFTPESFNAKGTRLKNSAIPTLELSNPILPDEVLTEFPLHVKDSNKENLKTVLYDHSYCIPKKSNPVERVPLTTTTKQLNSTCLGAVDIPDSGISAKTTFEPLPSTSNAPEHMTYKPITHDDKNICHQDAQAEILVHSYKRPKKNIEMKGKIKHPNLKN; encoded by the exons atggagagtagaaacaacaagaagtgcgttatttgtaataagaggcgaagtcgtggtggatcacccttacttttgagtaggtttcctctggattctgaccg ttgtcgaatgtgggttaaaaatgctggcatagaagacttagcatatgtacctattgaaaagttacaccaactgaagtttgtttgtggtgggcacttcactcctgaatccttcaatgccaaaggaactcggctgaagaactcagctattccaacactggaattgagcaatcccatcttgccagatgaagttttgacagagtttcctcttcatgtaaaagactccaataaagaaaacctcaagacag ttctttatgatcattcatattgcattccaaagaagtcaaatccagttgaacgag ttccccttacaactacaaccaaacaactaaattcaacatgtttgggagctgtggatataccagattctggtatttctgcgaaaacaacttttgaacctcttccttctacttccaatgcaccagaacatatgacctataaacccattactcatg atgataaaaacatttgccatcaagatgcacaggcagaaatattagtccacagttataaaagacctaagaaaaacattgaaatgaaaggtaagataaaacatcctaatttaaaaaactaa
- the LOC135076393 gene encoding uncharacterized protein LOC135076393 produces MFVSRPIISRFMQQTVRRYHGGHDFKPATMDELPVPRGSWQAAYDAKQRKYNAVLALGLVFTVGTIALAKASGLVYLNYSPPKSLD; encoded by the exons ATGTTTGTTTCTCGACCAATCATCTCACGCTTCATGCAACAGACAG TGCGGCGCTACCACGGCGGGCACGACTTCAAGCCGGCCACCATGGACGAGCTGCCGGTGCCGCGCGGCTCGTGGCAGGCGGCCTACGACGCCAAGCAGCGCAAGTACAACGCCGTGCTCGCGCTCGGGCTCGTCTTCACCGTCGGCACCATCGCCCTT GCTAAGGCAAGTGGACTGGTGTACCTCAACTACTCTCCCCCCAAGTCCCTGGACTAA
- the LOC135076011 gene encoding THAP domain-containing protein 5-like has protein sequence MESRNNKKCVICNKRRSRGGSPLLLSRFPLDSDRCRMWVKNAGIEDLAYVPIEKLHQLKFVCGGHFTPESFNAKGTRLKNSAIPTLELSNPILPDEVLTEFPLHVKDSNKENLKTVLYDHSYCIPKKSNPVERVPLTTTTVGSSCSEVKSEFRQA, from the exons atggagagtagaaacaacaagaagtgcgttatttgtaataagaggcgaagtcgtggtggatcacccttacttttgagtaggtttcctctggattctgaccg ttgtcgaatgtgggttaaaaatgctggcatagaagacttagcatatgtacctattgaaaagttacaccaactgaagtttgtttgtggtgggcacttcactcctgaatccttcaatgccaaaggaactcggctgaagaactcagctattccaacactggaattgagcaatcccatcttgccagatgaagttttgacagagtttcctcttcatgtaaaagactccaataaagaaaacctcaagacag ttctttatgatcattcatattgcattccaaagaagtcaaatccagttgaacgag ttccccttacaactacaaccgtTGGTAGTAGTtgtagcgaagtcaagagtgaatttagacaa GCGTGA
- the LOC135076009 gene encoding major facilitator superfamily domain-containing protein 8 gives MEWLKGVVEKVRRERGPMEPEQAAAALESPQERRERWRSVYVIYFTMFQMSLGFSIVLTGVWPYLDKLEPGSKKEILGLAVGANPLGQLLFSPLLGLWANRAASARAPLLATLALFVLASALYANLHLTRPYARYWMVLARFLVGVSSANIAVARSYLSAATLVSERTRAVASVSLAQVLGFVVGPALQAAAAPLGPGAPYAPPGAPAALRLDMYTAAGWINAVLGIVNFVLFLPWCFKERTIAAREAMLAQGKNSEKEALKAMKPDLVSSWTLVGAFFVLVFNFVLLETLASSLTMDQFAWSKKQALEYLGALMSAGAVLACVTFALISPLTKFFEERALLLWGGFLLTGLASLLCIPWGPGPPPLAPPGAREAGGGCPQEAQPWCQDSRGLTITQFFLAYALVSVGYSLGVTLIQTIFSKVLGPRPQGVWMGVLTGAGCVSRALGPVFVASVYARRGPDATFGSTAALTFAALLALRLVYGRLLPPATPSVAPSPAVAPAAQELLPLVAPAPADGDPDSIHVEKIEAQAT, from the exons ATGGAGTGGCTGAAGGGAGTGGTAGAGAAGGTGCGCAGGGAGAGAGGCCCGATGGAGCCCGAGCAGGCGGCCGCGGCGCTGGAGAGCCCGCAGGAGCGGCGCGAGCGCTGGCGCAGCGTCTACGTCATCTACTTCACCATGTTCCAGATGTCGCTGGGGTTCAGCATCGTGCTTACAGGTGTCTGGCCTTACCTCGACAAG TTAGAGCCGGGTTCGAAGAAGGAGATCCTCGGGCTGGCGGTGGGCGCCAACCCGCTGGGCCAGCTGCTGTTCTCGCCGCTGCTGGGGCTGTGGGCCAACCGCGCGGcgtcggcgcgcgcgccgctgcTCGCCACGCTCGCGCTCTTCGTGCTCGCGAGCGCGCTCTACGCCAACCTGCACCTCACGCGCCCCTACGCGAGGTACTGGATGGTGTTGGCGCGGTTCCTCGTCGGCGTCAGCTCAG CCAATATAGCTGTGGCGCGGTCCTACCTCTCAGCGGCGACGCTGGTGAGCGAGCGCACGCGCGCCGTGGCCAGCGTGTCGCTGGCGCAGGTGCTGGGCTTCGTGGTGGGCCCGGCGCTGCAGGCGGCCGCGGCGCCGCTGGGCCCCGGGGCCCCGTACGCGCCGCCCGGGGCGCCCGCGGCGCTGCGGCTGGACATGTATACGGCGGCGGGCTGGATTAACGCGGTGCTTGGCATCGTCAACTTTGTGCTGTTTCTGCCGTGGTGCTTCAAGGAACGCACCATAGCGGCCAGGGAAGCGATGCTCGCTCAGGGCAAAAACTCAG AAAAAGAAGCTCTAAAAGCGATGAAGCCCGACCTGGTCAGCAGCTGGACGCTGGTGGGCGCGTTCTTCGTGCTGGTGTTCAACTTCGTGCTTCTGGAGACGCTGGCGTCCAGCCTCACCATGGACCAGTTCGCGTGGAGCAAGAAGCAGGCGCTGGAGTACCTGGGCGCGCTCATGAGCGCCGGCGCCGTGCTGGCGTGCGTCACCTTCGCGCTCATATCTCCGCTCACCAAGTTCTTTGAGGAGCG CGCTCTTCTCCTGTGGGGCGGCTTCCTGCTGACGGGGCTGGCGTCGCTGCTGTGCATCCCGTGGGGCCCGGGCCCGCCGCCGCTGGCGCCGCCGGGCGCGCGCGAGGCGGGCGGCGGCTGCCCGCAGGAGGCGCAGCCCTGGTGCCAGGACTCCCGCGGCCTCACCATCACGCAGTTCTTCCTCGCCTACGCTCTCGTGTCCGTGGGCTACTCGCTCGGGGTCACGCTCATACAAACGATATTCTCGAAGGTTCTCGGACCGAGGCCTCAG GGCGTGTGGATGGGCGTGCTGACGGGCGCGGGCTGCGTGTCGCGCGCGCTGGGCCCGGTGTTCGTGGCGAGCGTGTACGCGCGGCGCGGGCCCGACGCCACGTTCGGCAGCACGGCCGCGCTCACCTTCGCCGCGCTGCTGGCGCTGCGCCTGGTGTACGGCCGCCTGCTGCCCCCCGCCACCCCCTCTGTCGCCCCCTCCCCCGCCGTCGCCCCCGCCGCGCAAGAGCTGCTGCCGCTGGttgcgcccgcgcccgccgacgGAGACCCAGACTCGATACACGTGGAAAAAATTGAAGCGCAAGCCACGTGA
- the LOC135076394 gene encoding prefoldin subunit 2, which produces MATSASTSTSKGGKPKSSEEIFAGFQTLRTEQRQLANKISELEMDLNEHKIVIETLKGVDGSRKCFRMVGGVLVERTVADVLPELETNRERLPKALQALHEQLTKKGQEINDYIECHDIRVQRADRPPAEETPEQPAKSNVLVASA; this is translated from the exons ATGGCCACAAGCGCTTCGACATCAACATCAAAAGGTGGAAAGCCCAAATCCAGTGAAGAGATCTTTGCAGGATTTCAAACACTCCGCACCGAACAAAGGCAACTCGCTAACAAAATATCAGAACTTGAAATGGATCTAAATGAACACAA AATTGTAATTGAAACCCTAAAAGGTGTCGATGGATCTCGAAAGTGTTTCCGAATGGTTGGCGGTGTCCTAGTGGAGCGAACGGTGGCCGATGTCTTGCCAGAGCTCGAAACTAACCGGGAACGTTTGCCAAAGGCTTTGCAGGCTTTACATGAACAATTGACAAAGAAAGGGCAAGAAATTAATGATTACATTGAGTGCCACGATATACGTGTTCAGCGAGCTGACCGACCACCAGCTGAAGAAACTCCTGAGCAACCTGCAAAATCAAACGTCCTAGTGGCTAGTGCTTAA
- the LOC135076010 gene encoding exocyst complex component 1, producing the protein MKQEALAMQRELDGRDQLFVDVGSEGSMPSDAALGALLEDGSPAADAEGRVRRLAERLARLDALNVAGMLAAASEVLTRASRHGRSHITITNCHIPKFAHLRYSIKISHKGLGAGVRLAARLDAGLAAGAGLAARLRRCEAVVRAAPDAAHARFGAARTDANARALLAELEELYLWLDAPPLRDLDSISEISLASAEGRARALAAGAALQGALRAERAAGARRLARLGAVRERLRRLARAREALAAALARHLNNALIHLGNEAAHEPRPRKHHADLLPYAPFMRWLKDMDERAFDGLAKVYTSTWAKVYERAVGAASEQARAALVGAAPERADPILDGVLTLVESLCDAEQDFCTQFFYLDVDVKSDGSDGERSERSDGGERERRAGAETRRFMGELFPALEPQLVALVGHVERHDRHGAMRALAVFGRRVVAGAEGEARWARAALAGGAVAAKRQADRAVAERLAALPDAVKQAARRPKCGLLSFLRDFEELSGACEAIFSGGRRADLDRWYVSLAGAMLHAIQHAEHPRTPRAVLHMENYHRLHGILSLLRAAALESLRRESRARYSAALKAYVTQYFGRPLEKLTQFFEGVAEAVAGGVREDEVCYRAAFSKHELRRLLAMYPAPEVRKSLHRLYRTVEKHLSEEGGLLQVVWRAMQEEFLAQHLALQSRIATCYAGAGLAMPLTTQDILDAFSDIAREH; encoded by the exons ATGAAGCAAGAAGCACTGGCGATGCAGAGAGAACTGGACGGTCGGGACCAACTATTTGTGGATGTA GGTTCGGAGGGCTCGATGCCGTCGGACGCGGCGCTGGGCGCGCTGCTGGAGGACGGCTCGCCCGCCGCCGACGCCGAGGGCCGCGTGCGCCGCCTGGCCGAGCGCCTGGCGCGCCTCGACGCGCTCAACGTGGCCGGCATGCTGGCCGCCGCCAGCGAGGTGCTCACGCGCGCGTCACGCCACGGACGCAGCCACATAACCATTACAAACTGTCATATTCCTAAGTTTGCTCATCTTAGGTATTCTATTAAAATAAGTCATAAG GGCTTGGGCGCCGGCGTGCGGCTGGCGGCGCGGCTGGACGCGGGgctggcggcgggcgcggggctGGCGGCGCGGCTGCGGCGCTGCGAGGCCGTGGTGCGCGCCGCGCCCGACGCCGCCCACGCGCGCTTCGGCGCCGCGCGCACCGACGCCAACGCGCGCGCGCTGCTGGCCGAGCTCGAGGAGCTGTACTTGTGGCTCGACGCGCCGCCGCTGCGCGACCTCGACTCCATCTCCGAG ATCTCGCTGGCGTCGGCGGAGGGCCGCGCGCGCGCGCTGGCGGCCGGCGCGGCGCTGCAGGGCGCGCTGCGGGCGGagcgggcggcgggcgcgcggcggcTGGCGCGGCTGGGCGCGGTGCGCGAGCGGCTGCGGCGGCTGGCGCGCGCGCGCGAGGCGCtggcggcggcgctggcgcgGCACCTCAACAACGCGCTCATCCACCTCGGCAACGAGGCGGCGCACGAGCCGCGCCCGCGCAAGCACCACGCCGACCTGCTGCCCTACGCGCCCTTCATGCGCTGGCTCAAGGACATGGACGAGCGCGCCTTCGACGGGCTGGCCAAG GTGTACACGAGCACGTGGGCGAAGGTGTACGAGCGCGCGGTGGGCGCGGCGTCGGAGCAGGCGCGCGCCGCGCTGGTGGGCGCCGCGCCCGAGCGCGCCGACCCCATCCTGGACGGC GTGCTGACGCTGGTCGAGAGCCTGTGCGACGCGGAACAGGACTTCTGCACGCAGTTCTTCTACCTCGACGTGGACGTGAAG AGCGACGGCAGCGACGGCGAGCGGAGCGAGCGCAGCGACGGCGGCGAGCGCGAGCGCCGCGCGGGCGCCGAGACGCGGCGCTTCATGGGCGAGCTGTTCCCGGCGCTGGAGCCGCAGCTGGTGGCGCTGGTGGGGCACGTGGAGCGCCACGACCGGCA CGGGGCGATGCGCGCGCTGGCGGTGTTCGGGCGGCGCGTGGTGGCGGGCGCGGAGGGCGAGGCGCGGTGGGCGCGCGCGGCGCTGGcgggcggcgcggtggcggccaAGCGGCAGGCGGACCGCGCCGTGGCCGAGCGCCTGGCCGCGCTGCCCGACGCCGTCAAGCAGGCGGCCCGCCGGCCCAAGTGCGGCCTGCTGTCGTTCCTGAGGGACTTCGAG GAGCTGAGCGGCGCCTGCGAGGCGATATTctcgggcgggcggcgcgcggacCTGGACCGCTGGTACGTGTCGCTGGCGGGCGCCATGCTGCACGCCATCCAGCACGCCGAGCACCCGCGCACGCCGCGCGCCGTGCTGCACATGG AGAACTACCACCGGCTGCACGGCATCCTGTCGCTGCTGcgcgcggcggcgctggagtCGCTGCGGCGCGAGAGCCGCGCGCGCTACTCGGCCGCGCTCAAGGCCTACGTCACGCAGTACTTCGGCCGCCCGCTCGAGAAGCTCACGCAGTTCTTCGAG GGCGTGGCGGAGGCGGTGGCGGGCGGCGTGCGCGAGGACGAGGTGTGCTACCGCGCCGCCTTCAGCAAGCACGAGCTGCGCCGCCTGCTGGCCATGTACCCCGCGCCCGAAG TGCGCAAGTCGCTGCACCGGCTGTACCGCACGGTGGAGAAGCACCTGAGCGAGGAGGGCGGGCTGCTGCAGGTGGTGTGGCGCGCCATGCAGGAGGAGTTCCTCGCGCAGCACCTCGCGCTGCAG TCTCGCATCGCCACGTGCTACGCGGGCGCGGGGCTGGCCATGCCGCTGACGACGCAGGACATCCTGGACGCCTTCTCCGACATCGCGCGCGAGCACTGA
- the LOC135076392 gene encoding THAP domain-containing protein 5-like: protein MESRNNKKCVICNKRRSRGGSPLLLSRFPLDSDRCRMWVKNAGIEDLAYVPIEKLHQLKFVCGGHFTPESFNAKGTRLKNSAIPTLELSNPILPDEVLTEFPLHVKDSNKENLKTVLYDHSYCIPKKSNPVERVPLTTTTRQLNSTCLGAVDIPDSGISAKTTFEPLPSTSNAPEHMTYKPITHDDKNICHQDAQAEILVHSYKRPKKNIEMKDTSSTFTIKEKRLWRQLQNAKKTIRNIAKSRVNLDKLDSEVLTSLVKDVVQNNKKKSQGKRCQQNICFGYI, encoded by the exons atggagagtagaaacaacaagaagtgcgttatttgtaataagaggcgaagtcgtggtggatcacccttacttttgagtaggtttcctctggattctgaccg ttgtcgaatgtgggttaaaaatgctggcatagaagacttagcatatgtacctattgaaaagttacaccaactgaagtttgtttgtggtgggcacttcactcctgaatccttcaatgccaaaggaactcggctgaagaactcagctattccaacactggaattgagcaatcccatcttgccagatgaagttttgacagagtttcctcttcatgtaaaagactccaataaagaaaacctcaagacag ttctttatgatcattcatattgcattccaaagaagtcaaatccagttgaacgag ttccccttacaactacaaccagacaactaaattcaacatgtttgggagctgtggatataccagattctggtatttctgcgaaaacaacttttgaacctcttccttctacttccaatgcaccagaacatatgacctataaacccattactcatg atgataaaaacatttgccatcaagatgcacaggcagaaatattagtccacagttataaaagacctaagaaaaacattgaaatgaaag acacttcatcaacatttacaattaaagagaagaggctttggcgacagttacaaaatgcaaaaaaaacaataaggaatatagcgaagtcaagagtgaatttagacaagttagattcggaagtgctgacatcgttagtaaaggatgtagtgcagaataacaaaaaaaagtcacaaggaaaaaggtgccaacaaaatatatgctttggctatatttaa
- the LOC135076012 gene encoding cyclic pyranopterin monophosphate synthase-like has protein sequence MVDVGSKPVTARAAEAECRLHVGARLLRLLRDARLPKGDALTVAQVAGALAAKRTAELIPLCHPLPLDCARVRVELPAGAGGALRVACEVRVTARTGAEMEALTGAAVAALALYDMCKSVDRDMRITDLRVVRKSGGRSGEWPPPAAPAPPAAAATPAESDPGPEIYAPTNFPHL, from the coding sequence ATGGTGGACGTGGGCTCGAAGCCGGTGACGGCGCGCGCCGCCGAGGCCGAGTGCCGGCTGCACGTGGGCGCGCGCCTGCTGCGGCTGCTGCGCGACGCGCGCCTGCCCAAGGGCGACGCGCTGACCGTGGCGCAGGTGGCGGGCGCGCTGGCCGCCAAGCGCACGGCCGAGCTCATCCCGCTGTGCCACCCGCTGCCGCTGGACTGCGCGCGCGTGCGCGTGGAGCTgccggcgggcgcgggcggcgcgctgcGCGTGGCGTGCGAGGTGCGCGTGACGGCGCGCACGGGCGCGGAGATGGAGGCGCTGACGGGCGCGGCGGTGGCGGCGCTGGCGCTCTACGACATGTGCAAGTCGGTGGACCGCGACATGCGCATCACGGACCTGCGCGTGGTGCGCAAGTCGGGCGGCCGCAGCGGCGAgtggccgccgcccgccgcccctgcgccgcccgccgccgccgccaccccCGCCGAATCTGACCCCGGTCCCGAGATATATGCCCCAACCAATTTTCCTCACCTTTAG